CGAGAGCGACGTCGATGGTGCCATCGAGCAAGTCCGCCCAGTCATCGGCGATCTTCTTGCCATTCACGTCCACGATGGGGCGGTTCGTGGGCAGCGAGTAGGTCGTCGGCATGTCTCGAATCTCGTCGGCGGCCGACACGGAAATGAACGCGTGGGAGGTGGCACCAGCGAGCACCGCTTCGGATGCAAGCGCCGTCGCGCACTTCGTGTCGGCTCCCGCGCGCCCTCCAAGATTGCTCTGCTGCTGACCCGCGTGGAACAGCACCAAGTTGTTCGCCGCCAAACCACCATCCGGCCCCGCGTCGACGATGCCACCGGTCCCGCCGCTGCCACCGGAACCCGCGTCGACGATGCCACCAGTTCCTCCGCTGCCACCGGAGCCCGCGTCGACGATGCCACCAGTTCCTCCGCTGCCACCGGAACCTGCGTCGACATTGCCGCCCGTTCCCGCGCTTGCATCGGAGCCGCCATCCACTCCAGCGCTGCCACCGGTCGCGCCACCTGCGCCACCCGTTGCACCACCAGCGCCGCCAGTTGCACCGCCTGCGCCGCCCGTCGCGCCACCGGAACCGCTCGCCCCACCGGTTCCGCCGCTGCCGCCAATCGAACCGCCGCTTCCGCCACTTGCGCCCGCGCTTCCGCCGGTGCCGCCCTTCGACCCGCCGTCGTCGTCACTTCCACAAGCCGCGAGGCCGACGGCCCCAGCGAGAGCGACCCATTGAAGACCCCGACGCGCGATCAGCGTTCCGGTCCAACCTTTTCGTACCTCGTTCATGACTTCAGCCCTATCCGCGGGTTGCAGTGCAGTCAACCCGCTTCACCTGAGCACGGCGGCGTCAAGTGTCTTTGGCGACGAGCTTCTCGACCAGTGCCACGTACTGCGCGCGGGCTTGCTCCGCGTCGGTTCCGCGCTGGCCTTCCCATGCGTCGTACTTGGCTCGACCCTTTGGATCGAGCATGCCCGGGCGCTTGCCCGCGACGTCGCCCACCGTCGCCTGCTTGAACAAGCCGTAGAGCTTCAGCAGATCGTCGTTCGAGGGAACCTTCTTCAGGGACTTCACGTCTGCCTGCGCACGTTCGAACTCTTCTTTGGTCGCCATGCGTCGAGGTTAGCGAAAACACGCGTCGAGCGCGACAGTGCACTACGTCGTCATTCTTGGATTTGGGGTCTAGGGATCGAGCGGCCTTCCGCGGCTAATCACCCGCGCAGCGTCGTGGGCGTTCGCTACGCGGTGCCGCAGGGATTCGGGCTGCGACGCGCCGACACCATCGAACCCAGCCGCGA
This genomic stretch from Polyangiaceae bacterium harbors:
- a CDS encoding acyl-CoA-binding protein, with the protein product MATKEEFERAQADVKSLKKVPSNDDLLKLYGLFKQATVGDVAGKRPGMLDPKGRAKYDAWEGQRGTDAEQARAQYVALVEKLVAKDT